In Pseudomonas sp. R76, one genomic interval encodes:
- a CDS encoding YfgM family protein — MSSTDDEQLAEFKDWWQRNGKPLVTGGLLALVVVFGWQAWHKYQANQSQGASILYQQLLETTLTPDGKPDPAQVADLAGKLKSEFGGSTYAQYGSLFVAKVAVDTGKLDDAATELKAIADKPTNPTLGEIARQRLAQVLAAQNKADEALKLLDGDADKAFVATREELKGDLLVQLGRTDEAHAAYQKAKAALSDEAAVGGLQIKLDDLAKGDA, encoded by the coding sequence GTGTCGAGTACTGATGATGAGCAGCTGGCCGAGTTCAAGGACTGGTGGCAGCGTAACGGCAAGCCCCTGGTTACCGGCGGTCTGCTGGCTTTAGTGGTGGTGTTCGGCTGGCAAGCCTGGCACAAGTATCAGGCCAACCAGTCCCAAGGCGCCTCGATCCTCTATCAGCAATTGCTGGAAACCACGCTGACGCCGGACGGCAAGCCTGATCCTGCCCAAGTGGCGGACCTGGCCGGCAAGCTGAAAAGCGAATTCGGCGGTAGCACCTACGCCCAATACGGCAGCCTGTTCGTCGCGAAAGTCGCGGTCGACACCGGCAAGCTGGATGACGCCGCGACCGAACTGAAGGCCATCGCCGACAAACCGACCAACCCGACCCTGGGTGAAATCGCACGTCAGCGCCTGGCGCAGGTGTTGGCGGCACAGAACAAGGCTGACGAAGCACTCAAACTGCTCGACGGCGATGCTGACAAGGCATTTGTGGCCACTCGTGAAGAGCTCAAGGGCGACCTGCTGGTCCAATTGGGTCGTACCGACGAAGCCCATGCTGCGTACCAAAAAGCCAAGGCGGCGCTGTCTGATGAAGCGGCGGTCGGTGGCTTACAAATCAAGCTGGACGACTTGGCCAAAGGGGATGCGTGA
- a CDS encoding sulfite exporter TauE/SafE family protein — protein sequence MSPVELMSQWSFGGIDWLVIGLGIVVAYIVFGIAGFGTALVAGPILIVFMPLSKIIPLLVLLDFVAAFGNLLQSRRDVNKPELLRLLPCMAIGCTLGVVFLLNLHSDLLLLLMGLFISAYAIYSLAVKARPTQLAAAWSIPMGTVGGLFGALFGSGGFLYAIYLNSRLPKEAARATQSALISCSTVVRLSLFLIAGVYADLPLLMLALCLLPAMALGLWVGRRLTMRMSREAFVRLVTWLVLASGIALIGRYLST from the coding sequence ATGAGCCCGGTCGAGCTGATGAGTCAGTGGTCGTTTGGCGGCATTGATTGGCTGGTGATCGGCCTCGGCATCGTCGTGGCGTACATCGTGTTTGGCATCGCAGGCTTTGGCACGGCGCTGGTCGCGGGGCCGATCCTGATTGTGTTTATGCCCCTGTCGAAGATCATCCCGCTGCTGGTGCTGCTGGATTTTGTCGCCGCCTTTGGCAACCTGCTGCAGTCGCGGCGGGACGTGAACAAGCCCGAACTGTTGCGATTGCTGCCGTGCATGGCAATCGGTTGCACACTGGGCGTGGTGTTTTTGCTCAACCTGCATTCGGACCTGTTGTTGCTATTAATGGGGTTGTTTATCAGTGCCTACGCGATTTACAGCCTGGCGGTGAAAGCGCGGCCAACCCAGCTGGCGGCGGCCTGGTCGATTCCCATGGGCACCGTCGGCGGGTTGTTTGGTGCGCTGTTTGGCAGTGGCGGCTTTTTATATGCGATCTACCTGAACAGCCGTTTGCCCAAGGAGGCGGCGCGGGCAACCCAGAGTGCGTTGATCAGTTGCAGCACGGTGGTGCGCTTGAGCCTCTTCCTGATCGCCGGGGTTTACGCGGATTTGCCGCTGCTGATGTTGGCGCTGTGCTTGTTGCCGGCGATGGCCTTGGGGCTGTGGGTGGGGCGCAGACTGACGATGCGTATGTCGCGCGAGGCGTTTGTGCGGTTGGTGACGTGGTTGGTGTTGGCCAGTGGGATTGCGTTGATCGGGCGGTACTTGAGCACTTGA
- the der gene encoding ribosome biogenesis GTPase Der codes for MVPVIALVGRPNVGKSTLFNRLTRTRDAIVGDLSGLTRDRQYGEAKWQGRSYIIVDTGGISGDEHGMDEKMAEQSLLAIEEADVVLFLVDARAGYTAADQMIGEHLRKRNKRSYLVANKIDNIDPEAARAEFSPMGLGDAIPVAGAHGRGITQMLEIALRDFPKDDVEEEEGEEEIVAEGEEAKRIPGPSEKDGIKIAIIGRPNVGKSTLVNRMLGEDRVIVYDQPGTTRDSIYIPFERNDEKYTLIDTAGVRKRGKIHEEVEKFSVVKTLQAIKDANVVIFVMDAREGVVDHDLNLLGFALEAGRALVIAINKWDGMTPSERDFVKIELQRRLFFVEFADIHFISALHGTGVGNLYASVQNSFKSAVTRWPTNRLTQILEDAVGEHAPPMVNNRRIKLRYAHLGGANPPIIVIHGNQIEKVPKSYVRYLENTYRRVLKLVGTPIRIEFKGGENPYEGNKNTLTDRQVNKKRRLMTHHKKADKKRRDKK; via the coding sequence ATGGTTCCCGTAATCGCCCTGGTGGGCCGACCTAACGTCGGCAAGTCCACCTTGTTCAACCGCCTGACTAGGACTCGCGACGCTATCGTCGGCGACTTGTCCGGTCTGACCCGTGATCGCCAATACGGTGAGGCAAAGTGGCAAGGGCGCTCCTACATTATTGTCGACACCGGTGGTATCTCCGGTGACGAGCATGGCATGGACGAAAAGATGGCCGAGCAGTCGCTGCTCGCTATCGAAGAAGCCGATGTCGTGTTGTTCCTGGTGGATGCCCGCGCGGGCTACACCGCTGCCGACCAGATGATTGGCGAGCACCTGCGCAAGCGCAACAAGCGTTCCTACCTGGTCGCCAACAAGATCGATAACATCGATCCTGAGGCAGCCCGTGCCGAATTCAGCCCGATGGGCCTGGGCGATGCGATCCCGGTTGCCGGTGCTCACGGTCGCGGCATCACCCAGATGCTGGAAATCGCCCTGCGCGACTTCCCCAAGGATGACGTCGAGGAAGAAGAGGGCGAAGAGGAGATCGTTGCCGAAGGTGAGGAAGCCAAGCGCATTCCTGGCCCGAGCGAAAAAGACGGTATCAAGATCGCCATCATCGGTCGCCCGAACGTGGGCAAGTCGACCCTGGTCAACCGTATGCTCGGTGAAGACCGGGTCATCGTGTATGACCAACCCGGCACCACCCGCGACAGCATCTACATCCCGTTCGAGCGTAACGACGAGAAGTACACGCTGATCGACACCGCCGGTGTGCGCAAGCGCGGCAAGATCCACGAGGAAGTTGAAAAGTTCTCGGTGGTCAAAACCCTGCAAGCGATCAAAGACGCCAACGTGGTGATCTTCGTGATGGACGCCCGCGAAGGCGTGGTGGACCACGACCTCAACTTGCTGGGCTTTGCCCTGGAAGCCGGTCGCGCCCTGGTGATCGCGATCAACAAGTGGGACGGCATGACGCCGAGCGAGCGCGATTTCGTCAAGATCGAGCTGCAGCGTCGTCTGTTCTTCGTTGAGTTCGCCGATATCCACTTTATCTCGGCACTGCACGGCACTGGCGTGGGCAACCTCTACGCGTCCGTACAGAACTCGTTCAAGTCTGCGGTCACCCGCTGGCCGACCAACCGTCTGACCCAGATCCTCGAAGACGCTGTTGGCGAGCACGCGCCGCCGATGGTCAACAACCGCCGGATCAAACTGCGTTACGCCCACTTGGGTGGTGCCAACCCGCCGATTATCGTGATCCACGGTAATCAGATCGAGAAGGTGCCGAAGTCCTACGTGCGTTACCTGGAAAACACCTACCGCCGTGTCTTGAAACTGGTTGGTACGCCGATCCGTATCGAGTTCAAAGGTGGCGAGAACCCGTACGAAGGCAACAAGAACACCTTGACTGACCGTCAGGTGAATAAGAAGCGTCGTTTGATGACTCACCACAAGAAGGCCGACAAGAAGCGCCGCGACAAGAAATAA
- the leuA gene encoding 2-isopropylmalate synthase → MSMLKDPSSKYRAFPTIDIPDRTWPSKTITEAPIWCSSDLRDGNQSLIEPMDAVKKLRFWKTLVAVGVKEIEASFPAASQTDFDFVRTLIEDNHIPEDTTIQVLTQGREDLIARTFESLRGAKKAIVHLYNATSPSFRRIVFNQDKDGIKAIAVNAAKLFVKYAAQQPETQWTFEYSPETFSATELEFAKEVCDAVIEVWNPTPEHKMILNLPATVECATPNIYADQIEWFGRHINRRDSVIISLHTHNDRGTGVAATELGLMAGADRVEGCLFGNGERTGNVDLVTVALNMYTQGLDPQLDFSDIDGVRKVVEECNQIQVHPRHPYVGDLVHTAFSGSHQDAIRKGFSQQKDDALWEVPYLPIDPADIGRSYEAVIRVNSQSGKGGIAYLLEQEYDISLPRRMQIEFSQVVQAETDRVGLEMTAPQIYALLQREYLQANTPYALVSHRLQEENGNSFVEVEVSGKGQGETNLHWKGKGNGALEALVAGLPIGVEIMDYNEHAIGAGTNAKAAAYIELRVNGERPVHGVGIDENITTASFKALFSALNRSLSQQEAKAA, encoded by the coding sequence ATGAGCATGCTCAAAGACCCGTCTTCGAAGTACCGCGCGTTCCCGACTATCGATATCCCGGACCGCACCTGGCCGTCGAAAACCATCACCGAGGCGCCGATCTGGTGCAGCTCCGACCTGCGTGATGGCAACCAGTCGCTGATCGAGCCGATGGACGCGGTGAAAAAGCTGCGCTTCTGGAAGACTCTGGTTGCGGTCGGCGTGAAGGAAATCGAAGCCTCGTTCCCGGCGGCTTCGCAAACCGACTTCGACTTCGTGCGCACCCTGATCGAAGACAACCACATCCCCGAGGACACCACCATCCAGGTGCTGACCCAGGGCCGTGAAGACTTGATCGCACGCACCTTTGAATCCCTGCGCGGCGCCAAAAAGGCCATCGTGCACTTGTACAACGCGACCTCGCCGTCGTTCCGCCGCATCGTGTTCAACCAGGACAAGGACGGCATCAAGGCCATCGCGGTCAACGCCGCCAAGCTGTTCGTCAAATACGCCGCCCAGCAGCCGGAAACCCAGTGGACCTTCGAATACTCCCCAGAAACCTTCAGCGCCACCGAGCTGGAGTTCGCCAAGGAAGTCTGTGACGCGGTGATCGAGGTGTGGAACCCGACGCCTGAGCACAAGATGATCCTCAACCTGCCAGCCACCGTGGAATGCGCCACGCCGAACATTTATGCCGACCAGATCGAATGGTTCGGCCGCCATATCAACCGTCGTGACAGCGTGATCATCAGCCTGCACACCCACAACGACCGTGGCACCGGCGTGGCCGCCACCGAGCTGGGCCTGATGGCCGGCGCCGACCGTGTCGAAGGCTGCCTGTTCGGCAACGGTGAGCGCACCGGTAACGTCGACCTGGTCACCGTGGCACTGAACATGTACACCCAGGGCCTCGACCCACAGCTGGACTTCTCCGACATCGACGGCGTGCGCAAGGTCGTCGAGGAGTGCAACCAGATTCAAGTGCACCCACGTCACCCGTACGTCGGCGACCTGGTGCACACCGCGTTCTCCGGTTCCCACCAGGACGCGATCCGCAAGGGCTTCTCCCAGCAGAAAGACGATGCGCTGTGGGAAGTGCCGTACTTGCCGATCGACCCGGCCGACATTGGCCGCAGCTACGAGGCGGTGATTCGGGTGAACAGCCAGTCGGGCAAAGGCGGCATCGCCTACCTGCTGGAGCAGGAATACGACATCAGCCTGCCGCGCCGCATGCAGATCGAGTTCAGCCAAGTGGTACAGGCCGAAACCGACCGCGTGGGCCTGGAAATGACTGCGCCGCAGATCTACGCCTTGCTGCAGCGTGAATACCTGCAAGCCAACACGCCGTACGCGCTGGTCAGCCACCGCCTGCAGGAAGAGAACGGCAACAGCTTTGTCGAGGTGGAAGTCTCGGGCAAAGGCCAGGGCGAAACCAACCTGCACTGGAAAGGCAAAGGCAACGGCGCCCTGGAAGCGCTGGTAGCCGGCCTGCCAATTGGCGTGGAGATCATGGACTACAACGAGCATGCCATCGGTGCCGGCACCAACGCCAAGGCAGCGGCCTACATCGAGCTGCGCGTGAATGGCGAGCGTCCGGTGCATGGCGTGGGCATTGATGAAAACATCACCACGGCCAGCTTCAAGGCGTTGTTCAGTGCGCTGAACCGCTCGTTGAGCCAGCAGGAAGCGAAGGCGGCGTAA
- a CDS encoding peptidoglycan DD-metalloendopeptidase family protein — MPRLFSLLMLLCLTFNAHADSYITRLLNKPVPGGVAVVDLGVSAAAPKATYQNRPVLVVKEQNNWLAIVGIPLTVKPGTQRITSGGQSLPFVVGFKKYPEQHITLKNKSQVNPDPAQLKRIEGELAVQLKAYRSFSPNTPSNLLLDKPINGPLSSKFGVRRFFNGEERNPHSGLDFAVGAGTPIKTPAAGKVILTGNYFFNGNTVFVDHGQGFISMFCHMSKIDVKVGDQLARGAVVGKVGSTGRATGPHMHWNISLNDARVDPAIFIGAFQP, encoded by the coding sequence ATGCCTCGTCTATTTAGCCTGCTGATGCTGTTGTGCCTCACCTTCAACGCCCATGCCGACAGCTACATCACCCGGCTGTTGAACAAGCCGGTGCCGGGTGGCGTTGCAGTGGTCGACCTCGGCGTTTCAGCCGCGGCGCCAAAAGCCACCTACCAGAACAGGCCGGTGCTGGTCGTCAAGGAACAGAACAACTGGCTGGCGATTGTCGGCATTCCGCTGACGGTTAAGCCCGGCACCCAGCGCATCACCAGTGGCGGGCAAAGCCTGCCGTTTGTGGTGGGGTTCAAGAAGTACCCCGAACAACACATCACGCTGAAGAACAAAAGCCAGGTCAACCCGGACCCGGCACAGCTCAAGCGCATCGAGGGCGAACTGGCGGTGCAGCTCAAGGCTTACCGCAGTTTCAGCCCGAACACGCCGAGCAACCTGCTATTGGACAAGCCGATCAACGGGCCGCTGTCGAGCAAGTTTGGCGTGCGCCGCTTCTTTAACGGCGAGGAACGCAACCCGCATTCGGGCCTGGACTTCGCCGTCGGTGCCGGCACGCCGATCAAGACTCCGGCGGCAGGCAAAGTGATCCTGACCGGCAACTACTTCTTCAACGGCAACACCGTGTTCGTCGACCATGGCCAGGGCTTTATCAGCATGTTCTGCCATATGTCGAAGATCGACGTGAAGGTCGGTGACCAACTGGCACGCGGTGCGGTGGTCGGCAAGGTCGGTTCGACCGGCCGGGCGACCGGGCCGCATATGCATTGGAACATCAGCCTCAACGACGCGCGGGTCGACCCGGCGATCTTTATCGGCGCGTTCCAGCCTTGA
- a CDS encoding amidohydrolase: MRDLSALPDLNIALVQTSLAWHDRQANLEHFELLLEQAKGADLIVLPEMFTTGFSMESALLAEREHGPTHEWLQAQAAKYNAVITGSVIIQAADGSHRNRLLWARPDGEVLHYDKRHLFRMAGEHDHYTPGERQVQFELKGWRIRPLICYDLRFPVWSRDAQDTDLLLYTANWPGARRQHWNRLLPARAIENLCYVAAVNRVGTDGKGFAYTGDSQVLDFQGETLLSAGEADGVFQVCLEAAELAAYRSKFPANLDADRFEFV, encoded by the coding sequence ATGCGTGATTTGAGTGCGCTGCCCGACCTGAACATTGCCCTGGTTCAGACCAGCCTGGCGTGGCATGACCGTCAAGCCAACCTGGAGCATTTCGAACTGCTGCTGGAGCAGGCCAAGGGCGCCGATCTGATTGTATTGCCGGAGATGTTCACCACCGGCTTCTCGATGGAATCGGCCCTGCTCGCCGAGCGGGAACATGGCCCCACCCATGAGTGGCTGCAGGCCCAGGCGGCGAAATACAACGCCGTGATCACCGGCAGTGTGATCATCCAGGCCGCCGACGGCAGCCATCGCAACCGCCTGCTGTGGGCGCGGCCGGACGGCGAAGTGTTGCATTACGACAAACGCCACCTGTTCCGGATGGCGGGTGAGCACGACCACTACACACCGGGTGAGCGCCAGGTGCAGTTCGAATTGAAGGGTTGGCGTATTCGGCCGTTGATTTGCTACGACCTGCGCTTTCCGGTGTGGAGTCGAGATGCTCAGGACACGGATTTGCTGCTGTACACCGCCAACTGGCCGGGTGCGCGGCGTCAGCACTGGAACCGCCTATTGCCGGCGCGGGCCATCGAGAACCTGTGTTACGTGGCGGCGGTGAATCGAGTGGGTACGGATGGCAAGGGCTTTGCCTACACGGGAGACAGCCAGGTGCTGGATTTCCAGGGTGAGACTTTGCTCAGTGCCGGGGAGGCGGACGGGGTGTTTCAGGTGTGCCTGGAGGCGGCGGAGCTGGCGGCGTATCGCAGCAAGTTCCCGGCGAACCTGGATGCCGACAGGTTTGAGTTTGTCTGA
- the bamB gene encoding outer membrane protein assembly factor BamB, translated as MRDVIRWKHAALLALAVLAAGCSSNSKKELPPAELTSFKEEVVLQKQWSRSVGDGQGDLYNLLQPAIDGDNIVATDSTGVIIAMDRMNGDVKWKKDLELPVSGGVGVGYGMVLVGTLKGDVVALDSATGEEKWRSRVTSEVLSAPATNGDIVVVQTQDDRVIGLDAATGNQRWLYDSTPAVLTLRGTSGPIVTNNLAVAGLSTGKVVALDTQNGVPAWETRVAIPQGRSELDRVVDIDGGLLLSGETIYVATYQGRVAALDLQSGRINWQRDASSYAGVAQGFGSVYVSLASGTVESVDERSTTALWSNDSLARRQLSAPEVFSSYVAVGDFEGYLHLLSQVDGRFVGRERIDSDGLRARPLVVGNMLYVYGNSGKLEALTIK; from the coding sequence ATGCGTGACGTGATCCGTTGGAAACATGCAGCATTGCTGGCTCTGGCCGTTCTGGCCGCGGGTTGCAGCAGCAACAGTAAAAAAGAACTGCCTCCTGCCGAGCTGACCAGCTTCAAGGAAGAAGTGGTCCTGCAAAAGCAGTGGAGCCGCTCCGTGGGTGATGGCCAGGGCGACCTGTACAACCTGTTGCAGCCGGCGATCGACGGCGACAACATCGTGGCCACTGACTCCACCGGCGTGATCATTGCCATGGATCGCATGAATGGCGACGTGAAGTGGAAGAAAGACCTCGAGCTGCCGGTTTCCGGTGGCGTGGGTGTCGGCTACGGCATGGTGCTGGTCGGTACGCTCAAAGGCGACGTAGTTGCTCTGGACTCGGCAACGGGTGAAGAGAAATGGCGCTCTCGCGTGACCAGTGAAGTGCTCTCGGCGCCTGCCACCAACGGCGACATCGTTGTGGTGCAGACCCAGGATGACCGTGTGATCGGTCTGGACGCCGCTACCGGCAACCAGCGCTGGTTGTACGACAGCACCCCGGCGGTGCTGACCTTGCGCGGCACCAGTGGTCCGATTGTGACCAATAACCTGGCCGTTGCAGGCCTGTCGACCGGTAAAGTGGTCGCCCTGGATACCCAGAACGGCGTGCCGGCCTGGGAAACCCGTGTGGCCATCCCTCAAGGTCGTTCCGAACTGGATCGCGTTGTGGACATCGACGGCGGCTTGCTGCTGTCGGGCGAAACTATCTACGTCGCTACCTACCAGGGCCGCGTTGCGGCGCTGGACCTGCAAAGCGGCCGCATCAACTGGCAGCGTGATGCTTCCAGCTATGCCGGTGTCGCCCAAGGGTTTGGCAGCGTCTACGTAAGCCTGGCGTCCGGCACCGTTGAAAGTGTCGACGAGCGTTCCACCACTGCACTGTGGAGCAACGACTCCCTGGCCCGCCGTCAGCTGTCGGCACCGGAAGTGTTCTCCAGCTATGTAGCGGTAGGTGACTTCGAAGGTTACCTGCATCTGCTGAGCCAGGTGGACGGTCGTTTTGTCGGCCGCGAACGTATCGACAGTGACGGCCTGCGTGCCCGTCCGCTGGTTGTGGGTAACATGCTTTACGTGTATGGCAACAGCGGCAAGCTGGAAGCCCTGACCATCAAGTAA
- a CDS encoding LysR family transcriptional regulator yields the protein MISTRQLRYFVEIADSGSFSAAAERLFVAQSALSRQIKELETQLQTPLFERTARHPRLTAAGAAFYPRARNLLSELLKASEMATQVGKGQLGTLRLSHSSTVPMSGALLQGISTWLERCPGVSIDIVKLSSEAQLEEIADGRLDVGLLRLPVLRQREGVRVVPIYSEKLLLAVPPNHPLARRNTPVELAQLKDEAFISIPHPQRGGLSYLSAELCMRAGFFPKAARVMSRKTTQLQLIQAGFGIALLPKSMQDIAPANVHFLPLADPDCLSTVALACAQTPSALVEQFCQTLHECL from the coding sequence GTGATCTCCACTCGCCAATTGCGCTACTTTGTCGAAATCGCCGACAGCGGCAGCTTCAGCGCTGCGGCCGAACGCCTGTTTGTGGCGCAATCAGCGTTGAGCCGGCAGATAAAAGAGCTGGAAACCCAGCTGCAAACCCCGCTGTTCGAACGCACCGCGCGCCACCCCCGGCTGACGGCGGCCGGTGCAGCCTTCTACCCTCGGGCGCGCAACCTGTTGAGTGAATTACTCAAGGCCAGCGAAATGGCCACCCAAGTCGGCAAAGGGCAATTGGGCACGCTGCGCCTGAGCCATTCGAGCACCGTGCCGATGAGCGGCGCCTTGCTGCAAGGCATCAGCACCTGGCTGGAGCGCTGCCCCGGTGTGTCGATAGACATCGTCAAACTGTCTTCCGAAGCGCAGCTTGAGGAAATTGCCGACGGTCGCCTCGACGTCGGGCTGTTGCGCTTGCCGGTGCTGCGCCAACGCGAGGGCGTGCGGGTGGTGCCGATATACAGTGAAAAATTGCTGCTGGCGGTGCCGCCGAATCACCCGCTGGCACGCCGCAATACGCCGGTGGAGTTGGCGCAACTCAAGGACGAAGCGTTTATCTCGATTCCCCATCCGCAGCGCGGTGGTTTGAGTTATCTGTCAGCCGAATTGTGCATGCGCGCGGGATTCTTCCCCAAGGCCGCGCGAGTGATGTCGCGCAAGACCACGCAGTTGCAACTGATCCAGGCCGGTTTCGGTATTGCCTTGTTACCAAAATCCATGCAGGACATTGCGCCAGCCAACGTGCACTTTTTGCCTCTGGCCGACCCGGACTGCCTCAGCACCGTGGCCCTGGCTTGCGCGCAGACGCCGAGCGCGCTGGTCGAGCAATTCTGCCAAACCTTGCACGAATGCCTATAA
- a CDS encoding pyridoxal phosphate-dependent aminotransferase translates to MITSKLPNVGTTIFTTMSQLAAETGALNLSQGFPDFNGPQALLDAVGKHIALGHNQYAPMTGLPVLRQQVAAKIARSYGATVNADSEVTITPGATEAIFCAIQAVIRNGDEVIVFDPSYDSYEPSVDLAGGRCVHVQLSLQGFALDFERLKAALSPRTRMIILNTPHNPTGALISRAELDQLAELIRDRDIYLVSDEVYEHLVFDGVPHVSVLAHEELYQRAFVVSSFGKTYHVTGWKTGYVVAPPALTAELRKVHQYVNFCGVTPLQYALADFMAEHPEHVEELPAFYQAKRDLFCDLLAPSRFSFTRVTGTYFQLVDYSQIRPDLDDVAMSLWMTREHGVATIPVSVFYQHPPQGQRLVRLCFAKREETLQQAAEKLCVI, encoded by the coding sequence ATGATCACCAGCAAGCTGCCGAATGTCGGCACGACCATTTTCACCACCATGTCGCAACTCGCTGCCGAGACCGGCGCACTCAACCTGTCCCAGGGCTTTCCCGATTTCAATGGCCCGCAGGCGTTGCTGGATGCGGTAGGCAAACATATCGCCCTCGGCCATAACCAATACGCGCCGATGACCGGCCTGCCCGTGCTGCGCCAACAAGTGGCGGCCAAGATCGCCCGCAGTTATGGCGCCACGGTGAATGCCGACAGCGAGGTGACCATTACCCCTGGCGCCACCGAGGCGATTTTCTGCGCGATTCAGGCCGTGATTCGCAACGGTGATGAAGTCATCGTCTTCGACCCCAGCTACGACAGCTATGAGCCCTCGGTCGACCTTGCTGGTGGCCGCTGCGTGCACGTGCAACTGAGTCTGCAAGGCTTTGCGCTGGACTTCGAAAGGCTCAAGGCCGCGCTCTCACCGCGCACGCGCATGATCATCCTCAACACGCCGCATAACCCCACCGGCGCACTGATCAGTCGGGCCGAACTGGACCAATTGGCCGAACTGATCCGCGACCGTGATATCTACCTGGTCAGCGACGAGGTCTATGAACACCTGGTGTTCGACGGCGTGCCCCATGTCAGCGTGTTGGCCCACGAAGAGCTGTATCAGCGTGCGTTCGTGGTCAGCTCCTTCGGCAAGACCTACCACGTCACCGGCTGGAAAACCGGCTACGTGGTCGCACCACCGGCGCTCACCGCTGAACTGCGCAAGGTGCATCAATATGTCAACTTCTGCGGTGTGACCCCTTTGCAGTACGCTTTGGCGGACTTCATGGCTGAACACCCGGAGCACGTCGAAGAACTGCCGGCCTTTTACCAGGCCAAACGCGACCTGTTCTGCGACCTGCTGGCGCCGTCGCGTTTCAGCTTTACGCGGGTGACCGGTACTTACTTCCAACTGGTGGATTACTCACAGATTCGCCCGGACCTGGATGACGTCGCTATGTCACTGTGGATGACCCGCGAACACGGCGTGGCAACGATACCGGTCTCGGTGTTCTACCAGCACCCACCTCAAGGCCAGCGCCTGGTGCGCCTGTGCTTTGCCAAACGCGAGGAGACGCTGCAACAAGCGGCGGAGAAACTATGCGTGATTTGA
- the xseA gene encoding exodeoxyribonuclease VII large subunit — translation MIKDPFARLGLDREVLTVSQLNGRARVLLEDVFTNIWVEGEISNLARPASGHVYFTLKDSGAQVRCALFRNNAARVRQALKDGLAVKVRGKVSLFEGRGDYQLILDTVEPAGDGALRLAFDALKEKLSAEGLFSAERKVPLPAHPRRIGIISSPTGAVIRDIISVFGRRAPNVELTLIPTAVQGREAVSQIVRALKLADARGFDALILARGGGSLEDLWCFNEEAVARAVDACVTPIVSAVGHETDVSICDFVADVRAPTPSAAAELLAPDASHLVRQVENLHRRLVMLMRNRLSHDRLRLEGMARRLRHPGERLRQQAQRLDDLDMRMRRAFERSLNTRRERLIRLETRLAGQHPGRQLALLRQRLDSLAERLPRAMREGLKARRLQLQSQVQTLQVVSPLATLGRGYSILLDERGQAIRNAAQTHTGQRLTARLGEGQLQVRVEDNHLTPVTLSLLD, via the coding sequence ATGATTAAAGACCCGTTTGCCCGCCTGGGCCTGGACCGCGAAGTCCTGACTGTCAGCCAGCTCAACGGCCGCGCGCGGGTGTTGCTGGAAGACGTGTTCACCAATATCTGGGTCGAAGGCGAGATCTCCAACCTCGCCCGCCCGGCCTCCGGCCATGTGTATTTCACCCTCAAGGACAGCGGTGCCCAGGTGCGTTGCGCGCTGTTCCGCAACAATGCCGCGCGGGTGCGCCAGGCGTTGAAGGATGGCCTGGCGGTGAAGGTGCGCGGCAAGGTCTCGCTGTTCGAGGGCCGTGGCGATTACCAGTTGATCCTCGACACCGTGGAGCCTGCCGGTGATGGCGCGCTGCGCCTGGCCTTCGATGCCTTGAAGGAAAAGCTCAGCGCCGAAGGCCTGTTCAGCGCCGAGCGCAAGGTGCCGCTACCGGCCCATCCTCGACGCATTGGCATTATCAGTTCGCCGACGGGCGCGGTGATCCGCGACATCATCAGCGTGTTCGGCCGCAGAGCGCCGAACGTTGAGCTGACATTGATCCCCACAGCCGTACAAGGCCGCGAAGCCGTGTCGCAGATCGTGCGTGCGCTAAAGTTGGCCGACGCGCGTGGTTTTGACGCGCTGATCCTGGCCCGTGGCGGCGGCTCGCTGGAAGACCTGTGGTGCTTCAACGAAGAAGCGGTGGCGCGTGCAGTAGATGCCTGCGTTACGCCGATTGTCAGCGCCGTCGGGCATGAAACTGATGTATCGATCTGCGACTTTGTCGCCGACGTGCGTGCGCCTACGCCATCGGCCGCCGCCGAGTTGCTCGCCCCCGATGCCAGCCACCTGGTGCGCCAAGTCGAAAACCTGCATCGCCGCCTGGTGATGCTGATGCGCAATCGCCTGAGTCATGACCGTCTGCGCCTGGAAGGCATGGCCCGCCGTCTGCGCCACCCCGGCGAGCGTCTGCGCCAGCAGGCCCAGCGCCTGGATGACCTGGACATGCGCATGCGCCGCGCGTTCGAGCGCAGCCTCAATACCCGCCGCGAACGCCTGATCCGCCTGGAAACCCGTCTCGCCGGTCAGCACCCCGGCCGTCAGTTGGCCCTGCTGCGCCAGCGCCTGGACAGCCTCGCCGAACGCCTGCCGCGCGCCATGCGCGAAGGCCTCAAGGCGCGCCGCCTGCAACTGCAAAGCCAGGTGCAGACGCTGCAAGTGGTCAGCCCGCTGGCGACCCTGGGCCGTGGTTACAGCATCTTGCTGGATGAGCGCGGCCAGGCGATTCGCAATGCCGCGCAAACTCACACCGGCCAGCGCCTGACCGCACGCCTCGGTGAAGGCCAATTGCAGGTGCGGGTGGAAGATAACCACCTGACGCCCGTCACCCTTTCGTTATTGGATTGA